The DNA segment CCGTTTGGATATATGGGCTGATTATCTGCCTTTTTCGTTATAAGCGCAAAGTATACTGAACAATAAATACCCCGTCAGACGTCGATAACGTGTCTTGACGTAGTTTGGGTATACTGATTAAGCCGTGAGTAATTCGTTAATACGTGTATCTGCGTTGCTTAATACATCATCTGCCGAGTTCATTGCTACGCCTTCTGCAAAGATAAACTCGATTTCTGGTATACCGATAAACGTAAGTACTTGCTCTAACCACGGTGCTTGATTATCTGCAGGTGTGTTGGCATACAGTCCACCGCGGGTTGCGATCACATAAGTTTTTGGCATTTTCAGTAACGGTTTTGGACCTTCTGCTGTGTAGGTAAAGGTTTTACCTGCACGAGCGATGTGGTCAATCCAAGCTTTCAAGGTTGACGGTACACCAAAATTATACATAGGCACGGCGATAATTAAGATATCACTGTTACTGACTTCGTCAATTAATTGGTCTGATACTGCCGCTGCCGCTTGTTGTTCTATTGTGCGCTCTGCTTCGGGTGTGTGGAATGCACTGAAAATGGCGTCGGTTAAGTGTGGTACTTGCGATATATTGAGGTCGCGATAGGTGATTTGTTGCTGTTGAGCATTATCTACATCTAATTTTTCGATTAGTTTTTTGGCAATCTTTGATGATGTTGAATTGCTGCCTTGTAGGCTACTGTCTATATGTAATACTTTCATTTGTCGCTTCCTCGCTTTATGTTGTAGAGTAAGCTTACGGCAATTAAAAAATTAATTAACCGGGTAAATCAAATCTATATCATCGAAATTTTAGATGAATTGAAACAGCTATTCTTAATTTTTAATTTTATATATGTGTTAAGGAGCATGATGAAAGAGCCAACGGTGAGTTTAGAACAATGGTATATCTTTAAGATTGTGGTTGAGCAGGGCAGCTTTCAGGGCGCGGCAGATTACTTAATTAAAAGCCAAAGTTCGATTAGTTATGCGATCCAGAAACTGCAAGATAACCTGGGTGTGCGTTTGTTTGAACAACAGGGCCGTCGCGCGGTTGTCACCGATATGGGTAAGAAGATGTTGATCCAAGCGGATGAGTTGTTAATGCAAGCGGCAAGTATCGAGCAATTGGCGGGGGAGTATAGTGCAGGCTGGGAGCCGTTGTTAAAAGTGATGACGACGCAACTTTTTCCACAGCAATTGTTAACTGACGTGCTGGTATTATTTGCGCAGCAATGCACGGTGACTAGCATTGATTTTCAGCAAGGTACGTTATCAGGGGTGACGGACGCCGCGACGTATGGCACGGCAGATCTTATTATTAGCAGTCAAATACCCACTGGATTTACGGGAGAGAAATTGTGTCCTGCACAATTATCGCGTTTTGTTCATCATCAGCATCCGTTAGCCTTGTTAAATCGACCATTAACGCTGGCAGAATTAAAGTCCCATGCCCAAATTGTGATGAGTGATTCGAGTTCGCTTCGCAGTGTCGATGCTGGTTGGCTAGGGTCGCAACAGCGTTGGACGGTGAATAATTTTCAGGAGTCGCTTAGCTTGGTTAAACAGAGGTTAGGACATGCGACGTTACCCGTTAACCGCATCCAAGATGAATTAGCTAATGGTGAGCTAGTGGAACTGATCATCGAAGATCATGTGCGCCTTGATTTGTCGTTATACCTGGTATACGCCAATAAAAAAACCTTAGGCGTTGCAGGCTTGCTGTTTGCAAAACTATTAAAACAACAAGCCAAACAATATGTCATTGATATTTAGCTCATGCTAAGTTGCGATACAGACTACTGGCGATCACCCACATAATACCACCGACGGTGATGTTGATAATACGTTGTATTTTGGGTCGGTTGAGCCAGTTCGAAAACTTAGCTGCGCTAAAGGCGAGGCCATAAAACCATAAGGTTGAGGCTAAAATCGTCCCCGCAGTAAAAGCCAATCGGTTATCACCACTAAATTGATTACCGACACTGCCTAACACCACCACAGTATCTAAATACACATGCGGGTTAAGTAAGGTGACCGCCAGCGTTGCCATTACCACCATTTTACGGGATTTATGGGTGCCATCTAACTCAGTTTTTCCGTATTGATACTGCCAGGCACTGCGGAACGACATGGCGCCATAAACCGATAAAAATACAATGCCACCCCAAGTGATAACCTGTAATAAGTCAGGGTTTAATGCCAACAAACTACCGGCACCAAACACACCAGCACTGATTAGCAAGGCATCACATAGAATACAGATACTGGCTGTTAACCAATGATGATTACGCTTGATCCCTTGATTTAAAATATACGCATTTTGCGCGCCGATAGGGATGATCATACTGCCGCCAAGCAGTAGCCCTTGAATTGTTGCTGTTAGCATAATAAACCTCTAGAAGATGAGCTTTGGAGATTACAAAAATTAACGAGATAAGTATAATTAATAATAATTATGATTGATAAGTTAAGCTTATGTGTCGTGCAAGATGACAAGAAGAGGGAAGAGATGGTGGATTACAAATTACTCAATGCGTTACAGGTGGTGATTGAACAGCAAAGCTTTGAACGTGCTGCGAATGTATTGTGTATTTCCCAACCCGCAGTGTCTCAGCGTATTAAGTTATTGGAAGAGTATGTGGCGCAGCCTGTATTGATCCGTAGTCAACCGCTGGTGGCGACGGATATTGGTCAGCGTTTGTTAAAGCATTACAAACAAGTTCAGCATTTAGAAGCAGAATTACTACCCAGCATTAGCGCAACCTCGACAGATAAATCAGTAGTGATGGCGATTGCAGTGAATGCTGACAGTTTAGCAACCTGGTTTATCCCCGCACTCGCACCATTATTAAAACAATATCCCATTGAACTTAACTTACACATCATGGATGAAGCGAGAACATTGGAAAAAGTGAAAGCGGGGGAGGCATTTGGCGCGCTGAGTTTACAAAGCAAGCCCTTGCCGGGTTGTGAAGCGACGCTATTGGGTGAGCTTAATTATGCGCTGGTGGCAACACCTGAGTTCGTGCAGCAGTATCTACCACAGGGGATCACGCAGCAAGCTTTGCGTAAAGCACCTGCGGTTTCATTTGATCACAAAGACGATATGCACATTAAGTTTATCGAGCAGCATTTTAATTTAGCGGGTGGCAGTTACCCTTGTCATATCGTGCGTTCATCAGAAGCGTTTGTCGCCATGGCCAATGCGGGGGTGGCTTACTGCTTGATCCCGGAATTACAAATTGCAGATGAATTGATTTCTGGGAAATTGGTCAGAATAACAGAGACTCATTTAACCATACCACTTTACTGGCATCGTTGGATCCTGTTAAAAGGATTATATAAACAAGTCTCAGAACAGATTATCGCGGCCGCTAAACAAACCATGTAGTGATACGATGGGGGGGGGGCGATAGCGTTAGTACAGGAGATTAGGTGTTAGTTTAACCTGTTTTAGCTTCGATTAAATACTTCGGCGGCATGACGAAAAATAGTACTAATTAGGTTGATGACGGCCTCGATAAGTTCTAGGCTGTTTTGCCCTGTCGCGTAGCCATATAAAACAATCAGCGCTAAAAATATAAAAAAAGGTGACATGGTTTTAATGAATAATTCAAACATGGATAACTCCGCAAGTAAGTTATGTGGGTCGAACACTTCCATGTAAGTAAGCTGAAAGTATAATTGATATTCAAATATTCGCCCGTTTATTCATCTTTTATTCGTGAAGCGAATGACTGACTATGCTCAATAACATAGTCAGTCAACAACATAACCAGTCAAATTTAGCGGTGAGGTTAACGTTGCATCGACGCTTTAATTAACAGCCTGGGCCACAATCCATGCAATGTTTAATCATATCAGGCCCTAGGTGTAGTTTGGCATTGAGATCACGTAATGCTGTTCTAACACCTTCTTCAATGACAGGGTGGTAGAATGGCATGTCTAGCATTTCTGAAACTGTCATTTTTTGTTGATGTGCCCATGCTAATAAATGCGCTAAATGCTCTGCATCTGGGCCTATCATTTCAGCGCCTAAGAACCGACCTGTACCGTGTTCAGCATAAACATGCAGTAATCCCTTGTTACGTAGCATTACACGTGAGCGACCTTGGTTTTCGAACGACACACTACCGGTTTCAAAACAACCACAATTACCTAAACGTGCAATGATCTGTTTATAGGTTTCACCGACCATGGCAATTTGCGGGTCTGTAAATACGGCTGAAATAACGCTGCGGCGCAGACCCGCTCTAATTTGTGGGAAACGACCCGCGTTATCACCGGCAATCCGTGCTTGGTCAGCCGCTTCGTGCAACAGCGGGATCTGGTTACTGGCATCACCAGAAATAAAGATATTTTCTACCGATGTTTGCATGGTGTAATAATCAGCTGTGGGTACACCACGTTCATCTAATTCTAGCGTGGTATTCTGCAGACCTATTTTATCTACATTTGGACGGCGACCAGTCGCAGCAAGTACGTATTCAACATTAACGGTTTGCAGTGCTTGTTTATCATCGAGGTATTTAATTTCGACATGATCACCCTGACGCTTCATGCTTTCTATTTTTACGTCTGCATCAAGGTAGAATTCTTCGTTAAATGTTTTGTTCGCATACGCCATTACTGTCGGGTCGGTTAATGGACCGACTTGACCACCTAAACCGAACATAATAACCTCAACACCTAAGCGTTTAAGTGATTGACCGAGCTCTAAACCAATAACGCCGGGACCAAATACCGCGATTGATTTTGGTAAATCATCCCAGTCAAAGACATCATCATTGATCACTAGGCGATCGCCTAACTCATTCCATACTGCTGGATAAGCAGGACGTGATCCTGTGGCGATCACAATACGTTTGGCGTTAATTTGGGTGTGGTCATCGACGAGTAACGTATTGTTGTTTAAAAATTTTGCGTAGCCAGACACTTTATCGTGCTCTGGGATCTCGTCAACGCCTTCTAAAACAAAGCCAACAAAACGGTCGCGTTCTCGCTTAATTCGCGCCATCACTTCGACACCGTTAATGATCGTTTCACCCTGTGGGTGGATACCAAAACTGGGCGCTTTTTTAATTTGGTGGACACTTTCTGCCGCGGCGATAAGCAGTTTTGATGGCATACAACCAACCCGCGCACAGGTAGTGCCATATGGACCACCTTCGATGATTACGACACTTTCTGAATGTGCTTTTGCTGCGCGGTATGCGCCAAGTCCTGCTGTACCACCACCAATAACTGCTACATCTACATTTATCATCTTCATCATTTAGTCCTAGAAAGCGTATGGCGAAAACGGGTGTCGTTTGTCGCGCTTATTTTAGTGAAAATTTGGGCACGAAGTAGATACCTCGTGTTGATGCCGCTATTATGCACAATAAAGTTAGATAGCTATAATCGATTAAAGTTAATTATTTGATAGGTTGTAGCTATTAACTTGTTGTGTGAGTTTCATCAATGCCATTTGCTAAAACTATCGGATAAATATAGATATTCGTTATTAATCGTAGCTATATGAAAGATAAATCGTTGCTTTTAATTTCGTTTACTTTTGTTTTTTCGTTTAAAGCTTGAAAGTAATTTTTTAAACTGATAATGTAAGTCTATCGTTCATTACTCTTCCGTTATCTGAATGTCTTCATATACGGTGGCATAATGAAAGTAATGAACAACCAAATTATGTTGAATGTACCGTACACATTTAGCGATCCTATATAGTGGTAATCAGTTTTATTGGAGAGAGTTTAATGAAAA comes from the Moritella yayanosii genome and includes:
- a CDS encoding FMN-dependent NADH-azoreductase, translating into MKVLHIDSSLQGSNSTSSKIAKKLIEKLDVDNAQQQQITYRDLNISQVPHLTDAIFSAFHTPEAERTIEQQAAAAVSDQLIDEVSNSDILIIAVPMYNFGVPSTLKAWIDHIARAGKTFTYTAEGPKPLLKMPKTYVIATRGGLYANTPADNQAPWLEQVLTFIGIPEIEFIFAEGVAMNSADDVLSNADTRINELLTA
- a CDS encoding LysR family transcriptional regulator; this encodes MKEPTVSLEQWYIFKIVVEQGSFQGAADYLIKSQSSISYAIQKLQDNLGVRLFEQQGRRAVVTDMGKKMLIQADELLMQAASIEQLAGEYSAGWEPLLKVMTTQLFPQQLLTDVLVLFAQQCTVTSIDFQQGTLSGVTDAATYGTADLIISSQIPTGFTGEKLCPAQLSRFVHHQHPLALLNRPLTLAELKSHAQIVMSDSSSLRSVDAGWLGSQQRWTVNNFQESLSLVKQRLGHATLPVNRIQDELANGELVELIIEDHVRLDLSLYLVYANKKTLGVAGLLFAKLLKQQAKQYVIDI
- a CDS encoding LysE/ArgO family amino acid transporter → MLTATIQGLLLGGSMIIPIGAQNAYILNQGIKRNHHWLTASICILCDALLISAGVFGAGSLLALNPDLLQVITWGGIVFLSVYGAMSFRSAWQYQYGKTELDGTHKSRKMVVMATLAVTLLNPHVYLDTVVVLGSVGNQFSGDNRLAFTAGTILASTLWFYGLAFSAAKFSNWLNRPKIQRIINITVGGIMWVIASSLYRNLA
- a CDS encoding LysR family transcriptional regulator ArgP, which produces MIDKLSLCVVQDDKKREEMVDYKLLNALQVVIEQQSFERAANVLCISQPAVSQRIKLLEEYVAQPVLIRSQPLVATDIGQRLLKHYKQVQHLEAELLPSISATSTDKSVVMAIAVNADSLATWFIPALAPLLKQYPIELNLHIMDEARTLEKVKAGEAFGALSLQSKPLPGCEATLLGELNYALVATPEFVQQYLPQGITQQALRKAPAVSFDHKDDMHIKFIEQHFNLAGGSYPCHIVRSSEAFVAMANAGVAYCLIPELQIADELISGKLVRITETHLTIPLYWHRWILLKGLYKQVSEQIIAAAKQTM
- a CDS encoding chromosome replication initiation inhibitor protein, whose protein sequence is MFELFIKTMSPFFIFLALIVLYGYATGQNSLELIEAVINLISTIFRHAAEVFNRS
- a CDS encoding dihydrolipoyl dehydrogenase, yielding MKMINVDVAVIGGGTAGLGAYRAAKAHSESVVIIEGGPYGTTCARVGCMPSKLLIAAAESVHQIKKAPSFGIHPQGETIINGVEVMARIKRERDRFVGFVLEGVDEIPEHDKVSGYAKFLNNNTLLVDDHTQINAKRIVIATGSRPAYPAVWNELGDRLVINDDVFDWDDLPKSIAVFGPGVIGLELGQSLKRLGVEVIMFGLGGQVGPLTDPTVMAYANKTFNEEFYLDADVKIESMKRQGDHVEIKYLDDKQALQTVNVEYVLAATGRRPNVDKIGLQNTTLELDERGVPTADYYTMQTSVENIFISGDASNQIPLLHEAADQARIAGDNAGRFPQIRAGLRRSVISAVFTDPQIAMVGETYKQIIARLGNCGCFETGSVSFENQGRSRVMLRNKGLLHVYAEHGTGRFLGAEMIGPDAEHLAHLLAWAHQQKMTVSEMLDMPFYHPVIEEGVRTALRDLNAKLHLGPDMIKHCMDCGPGC